The following are encoded in a window of Nibricoccus aquaticus genomic DNA:
- the gyrB gene encoding DNA topoisomerase (ATP-hydrolyzing) subunit B, producing MSDQTDPQSPAQNPAITHTYDASQLSQLKGLEAVRKKPGMYIGGTDERALHHCVSEVLDNSVDEHLAGHCSKIEVNIHVDGSISIRDNGRGIPVDINKDSGLPGVELVLTTLHSGGKYGQGGYKFSGGTHGVGAKCVNAVSEWFEVEISRGGQVHHMRFEQGKVVKKLSVIGQTKNTGTYITFKPDAEIFKETTVFVSARIAQRLRELAFLNSGLEITFTDERPAEIKPERYFYKDGVEEFVKQLNQGKNAIHPKPIRMVKETQLKIDEKSAEIHVEVVLQYNDTYNDQVLCYTNTIHNPDGGTHLSGFRSALTRAINQFAKGNNLLKDKDPQITGDDVREGLAAVISIKHSDPKFESQTKVKLLSPEVESVVGSSSYEGLMMYFETNPTMGKRIVDKGLNAARAREAARKARETVRKGALSGGGLPGKLADCSERDPAKTELYIVEGDSAGGSAKQGRDRMFQAILPLRGKLINTEKARLDKVLSNEEIRTLITAVGTGIGEGDEAVGGFNAAKARYHKVIIMTDADVDGSHIRTLLLTFIYRQMKGLIERGYVYIAQPPLYKIKRKKREQYVDNDEQLNRILLELGSEDVILTRKSDNHNYEPAQIDKIVEALAALEKLGAGVTRYGASLNEYLDLHDKESHTLPRFIARIREGNKESHEFLQDDTARAAFIAAHGLDAGVADQQPDGATKTPFTTKRITLHEIFESTEMTKLLKAISAAGMEIDRFAASEESRYTVTENVGLKTENKTELFTALDVLTHIRNLGRKGLSIQRYKGLGEMNPKQLFETTMDPDKRRLLKVDIADAAKADALFTLLMGDEVPPRRQFIEDNALNVQYLDV from the coding sequence ATGTCCGACCAGACCGACCCGCAAAGCCCCGCTCAGAATCCGGCCATCACCCACACCTACGACGCCTCCCAATTGAGTCAGCTCAAGGGCCTCGAGGCCGTCCGCAAAAAGCCCGGCATGTACATCGGCGGCACCGACGAACGCGCCCTCCACCACTGCGTTTCCGAGGTCCTCGACAACTCCGTCGACGAACATCTCGCGGGCCATTGCTCGAAGATCGAGGTCAACATCCACGTCGATGGCTCGATCTCCATCCGCGACAACGGCCGCGGCATTCCCGTCGACATCAACAAAGACTCCGGCCTCCCCGGCGTCGAACTCGTCCTCACCACGCTGCACTCCGGCGGCAAGTATGGACAAGGCGGCTACAAGTTCTCCGGCGGCACCCACGGCGTCGGCGCAAAGTGCGTCAACGCCGTCTCCGAATGGTTCGAAGTCGAGATCTCCCGCGGCGGCCAGGTCCACCACATGCGCTTCGAGCAGGGCAAGGTCGTTAAAAAACTCTCCGTCATCGGCCAGACCAAGAACACCGGCACCTACATCACCTTCAAACCCGACGCCGAGATCTTCAAAGAGACCACCGTCTTCGTCTCCGCCCGCATCGCCCAGCGCCTGCGCGAACTCGCCTTCCTCAACTCCGGCCTCGAAATAACCTTCACCGACGAGCGCCCCGCCGAGATCAAGCCCGAGCGCTACTTCTACAAGGACGGCGTCGAAGAGTTCGTGAAGCAGCTCAACCAGGGCAAAAACGCGATCCATCCGAAACCCATTCGCATGGTTAAAGAGACGCAGCTCAAGATCGACGAGAAGTCCGCCGAGATCCACGTCGAGGTCGTCCTCCAGTACAACGACACCTACAACGACCAGGTCCTCTGCTACACCAACACGATTCACAATCCCGACGGCGGCACGCACCTCTCCGGTTTCCGCAGCGCTCTCACCCGCGCGATCAACCAGTTCGCGAAGGGCAACAATCTCCTGAAGGACAAAGATCCGCAGATCACCGGTGACGACGTTCGCGAAGGCCTCGCCGCCGTCATCTCGATCAAGCACAGCGATCCGAAATTCGAATCGCAAACGAAGGTGAAACTCCTCTCGCCCGAGGTCGAAAGCGTCGTCGGCTCCTCGTCCTACGAAGGCCTGATGATGTACTTCGAGACCAACCCCACGATGGGCAAACGCATCGTCGATAAAGGGCTCAACGCCGCCCGCGCCCGTGAAGCCGCCCGCAAAGCCCGCGAAACCGTCCGCAAGGGCGCGCTCTCCGGCGGCGGCCTCCCCGGCAAACTCGCCGACTGCTCCGAACGCGATCCCGCCAAGACCGAACTCTACATCGTCGAGGGCGACTCCGCCGGTGGCTCCGCCAAGCAAGGCCGCGACCGCATGTTCCAAGCGATCCTCCCGCTGCGCGGTAAGTTGATTAACACCGAAAAAGCCCGCCTCGATAAGGTGCTTTCCAACGAGGAAATTCGCACGCTCATCACCGCCGTCGGCACCGGCATCGGCGAGGGCGACGAAGCCGTCGGCGGCTTCAACGCCGCGAAAGCCCGCTACCACAAGGTCATCATCATGACCGACGCCGACGTCGACGGCTCCCACATCCGCACGCTCCTGCTCACGTTCATCTACCGCCAGATGAAAGGCCTGATCGAGCGCGGCTACGTCTACATCGCCCAGCCGCCGCTCTATAAGATCAAGCGCAAGAAACGTGAGCAGTACGTGGACAACGACGAACAGCTCAACCGCATCCTCCTCGAACTCGGCTCCGAGGACGTGATCCTCACGCGCAAGAGCGACAACCATAACTACGAGCCCGCGCAGATCGACAAGATCGTCGAAGCCCTCGCCGCCCTCGAAAAACTCGGCGCCGGCGTCACCCGCTACGGCGCCTCGCTCAACGAGTATCTGGATCTCCACGACAAAGAGTCGCACACCCTCCCGCGCTTCATCGCCCGCATCCGCGAAGGCAACAAAGAGTCCCACGAATTCCTCCAGGACGACACCGCCCGCGCCGCCTTCATCGCCGCCCACGGCCTCGACGCCGGTGTCGCCGATCAACAGCCCGACGGCGCCACCAAGACGCCCTTCACGACCAAGCGCATCACGCTCCACGAGATCTTCGAATCCACCGAGATGACCAAGCTCTTGAAGGCAATTTCCGCCGCCGGCATGGAGATCGACCGCTTCGCCGCCAGCGAAGAGTCGCGTTACACCGTCACCGAGAACGTCGGCCTGAAGACCGAAAACAAAACCGAACTCTTCACCGCCCTCGATGTGCTCACCCACATCCGCAACCTCGGCCGCAAAGGCCTGAGCATCCAGCGCTACAAAGGTCTCGGTGAAATGAACCCGAAGCAGCTCTTCGAAACCACGATGGACCCGGACAAACGCCGCCTCCTCAAAGTCGACATCGCCGACGCCGCCAAAGCCGACGCCCTGTTCACGCTCCTGATGGGCGACGAAGTCCCCCCCCGCCGCCAATTCATCGAAGACAACGCCCTCAACGTCCAGTACCTCGACGTCTGA
- a CDS encoding PTS sugar transporter subunit IIA — protein MAGRLSKLLDPARISLSVQSGKRTVALNEVARLLDGHPEVTNFQGFYNELLARERLDTTCLGNEIALPHARTEHVHKIVLAVGRSDQGVHFENGNQTVRLMFVLGTPKSNPGDYLTVVSALCKILKDSANRDALMRADTPEAFIQAVTAAEDKLLAPAVA, from the coding sequence ATGGCCGGCCGTTTGTCCAAGCTCCTCGATCCCGCTCGCATCTCGCTCTCCGTCCAGAGCGGCAAACGCACCGTCGCCCTCAACGAGGTCGCGCGTCTCCTTGACGGTCATCCCGAAGTCACGAACTTCCAGGGTTTCTACAACGAGCTCCTCGCCCGCGAACGTCTCGACACCACCTGCCTCGGCAACGAGATCGCCCTCCCCCACGCCCGCACCGAGCACGTCCATAAGATCGTCCTCGCCGTCGGCCGCAGCGACCAAGGAGTGCATTTCGAGAACGGAAATCAGACTGTGCGCCTGATGTTCGTCCTCGGCACTCCGAAATCGAATCCTGGCGACTACCTCACCGTCGTCAGCGCCCTCTGCAAAATTTTGAAAGACTCGGCCAATCGTGACGCACTCATGCGCGCCGATACGCCCGAGGCCTTCATCCAAGCCGTCACCGCCGCGGAGGATAAACTCCTCGCCCCCGCCGTCGCCTGA
- the gyrA gene encoding DNA gyrase subunit A: MYTANEKLSTANITDIMQSAYIEYSMSVIVSRALPDARDGLKPVQRRILYAMMREGLLHNRAYDKCAGVVGEVLKNYHPHGDSSVYDTLVRMAQTWVMRYPLIDPQGNFGSVEGDPPAAYRYTECRLNSIAEELLADIDEDTVDFKANYKESTTEPTVLPAALPNLLMNGSTGIAVGMTTNIPPHNLREIIDATIAIIDRPSITVDELCGIITGPDFPTGGTISGREGILSYLKTGKGIVRIRGKAHTEDTKTGMEQIIITEIPYNVNRATLVTRIAELVTEKEIDGIRDIRDESDENTRVVIELKRGEQAKVVINQLYQKTALESSFGVTLLALDKSRPKQMNIKELIECYIEHRRDVITRRTKFRLKQAEDRAHILEGYIIALDNLDDFVKIIRASANREEAKVKLMAKYPLSERQTDAILELRLYQLTGLERGKIEAEYAELMTLIAELRLILESEARLLEVIKTELLAGREKYGDNRKTQIIAAAGDFRMEDVIPNEGCVITVSHLGFIKRTPVAEYRSQKRGGKGVIGAETYEDDFVERLFTASTHDYLLVLTTLGKCLAQKVYDVPEGARTAKGKSVASFLRLADGEKIAAMLCVKDFTNDLFLVMATKSGVIKKSLLSDYTNSVREGGIIGINLSEGDTVIGTVITTGNDELILVSHQGLAVRFRERDAETGEELFRATGRATGGVTGMRFKLASDYLQAIEVVDHTSKFLVASEAGLGVRTRFEDYRLINRGGSGVWAIDLPEDGSVKLVGALSVKDTDEIMLLTVKGQSVRCPVNTIREVNRGGKGVKLLTLAEGDKLMSIARVVETSEELDAAAAGTTPPIPPAT; this comes from the coding sequence ATGTACACGGCAAACGAGAAACTCTCCACCGCCAACATCACCGACATCATGCAGTCGGCCTACATCGAGTATTCGATGTCGGTCATCGTCTCGCGCGCCCTCCCCGACGCCCGCGACGGCTTGAAGCCCGTGCAACGCCGCATCCTCTACGCGATGATGCGCGAAGGCCTCCTCCACAACCGCGCTTACGACAAGTGCGCCGGTGTCGTCGGTGAAGTGCTCAAAAACTATCACCCGCACGGCGACTCCTCCGTGTACGACACCCTCGTCCGCATGGCGCAGACCTGGGTCATGCGTTATCCGCTCATCGATCCGCAGGGCAACTTCGGCTCCGTCGAGGGCGATCCACCGGCTGCGTATCGTTACACCGAGTGCCGTCTCAACTCGATCGCCGAGGAACTCCTCGCCGACATCGACGAGGACACCGTCGACTTCAAGGCCAACTACAAAGAGTCCACGACCGAGCCCACCGTCCTCCCCGCCGCTCTTCCGAACCTCCTGATGAACGGCTCGACCGGCATCGCCGTCGGCATGACGACGAATATCCCGCCGCACAACTTGCGCGAGATCATCGATGCCACCATCGCCATCATCGACCGCCCTTCCATTACGGTCGACGAGCTCTGCGGCATCATCACCGGCCCCGACTTCCCCACCGGCGGCACCATCTCCGGCCGCGAAGGCATCCTCTCATACCTCAAGACCGGCAAAGGCATCGTCCGCATCCGCGGCAAAGCCCATACCGAAGACACCAAGACCGGCATGGAGCAGATCATTATCACGGAGATCCCGTATAATGTGAACCGAGCCACCCTCGTCACCCGTATCGCCGAACTGGTGACCGAAAAGGAGATCGACGGCATCCGCGACATCCGCGACGAGTCCGACGAAAACACCCGCGTCGTCATCGAGCTGAAACGCGGCGAACAGGCCAAGGTCGTCATCAACCAGCTCTATCAGAAGACCGCCCTCGAATCTTCCTTCGGCGTCACCCTGCTCGCCCTCGACAAGAGCCGGCCGAAGCAGATGAACATCAAGGAACTCATCGAGTGCTACATCGAGCACCGCCGCGATGTCATCACCCGCCGCACGAAGTTCCGCCTCAAGCAGGCCGAGGACCGCGCCCACATTCTCGAAGGCTACATCATCGCCCTCGATAACCTCGACGACTTCGTCAAAATCATCCGCGCCTCCGCCAACCGCGAAGAAGCCAAGGTGAAGTTGATGGCCAAGTACCCGCTCTCCGAGCGCCAGACCGACGCCATCCTCGAACTCCGCCTCTACCAGCTCACCGGCCTCGAGCGCGGCAAGATCGAAGCCGAGTACGCCGAGCTGATGACCCTCATCGCCGAGCTCCGCCTCATCCTCGAATCCGAAGCGCGCCTCCTCGAAGTCATCAAGACCGAGCTCCTCGCCGGTCGCGAAAAATACGGCGACAACCGCAAGACCCAGATCATCGCCGCCGCGGGCGACTTCCGCATGGAAGACGTCATCCCCAACGAAGGCTGCGTCATCACCGTCTCGCACCTCGGCTTCATCAAACGCACGCCCGTCGCTGAATACCGCTCGCAGAAACGCGGCGGCAAAGGCGTCATCGGCGCCGAGACCTACGAAGACGATTTCGTCGAACGCCTCTTTACCGCGAGCACGCACGACTACCTCCTCGTGCTAACCACGCTGGGCAAATGTCTCGCCCAAAAAGTGTACGACGTCCCCGAGGGCGCGCGCACCGCGAAGGGCAAATCCGTCGCCTCGTTCCTCCGCCTCGCCGACGGAGAAAAGATCGCCGCGATGCTCTGCGTGAAGGATTTCACCAACGACCTTTTCCTCGTGATGGCCACCAAGAGCGGCGTCATTAAGAAGTCGTTGCTTTCCGACTACACGAACTCCGTGCGCGAAGGCGGCATCATCGGCATCAACCTCTCCGAAGGCGACACCGTGATCGGCACAGTCATCACGACCGGCAACGACGAGCTCATCCTCGTTTCGCATCAAGGCCTCGCCGTCCGCTTCCGCGAACGCGACGCCGAGACCGGTGAAGAACTCTTCCGCGCCACCGGCCGCGCCACCGGCGGCGTCACCGGCATGCGCTTCAAACTCGCCAGCGATTACCTCCAGGCGATCGAGGTCGTGGACCACACCAGCAAGTTCCTCGTCGCCAGCGAAGCCGGTCTCGGCGTCCGCACGCGCTTCGAAGATTACCGCCTCATCAACCGCGGTGGCAGCGGCGTCTGGGCCATCGATCTCCCCGAAGATGGCTCAGTGAAACTCGTCGGCGCGCTCAGCGTGAAAGACACCGACGAAATCATGCTACTCACCGTCAAAGGCCAGAGCGTGCGTTGCCCGGTGAACACGATCCGCGAAGTGAACCGCGGCGGCAAAGGCGTGAAACTCCTCACCCTCGCCGAAGGCGACAAGCTGATGAGCATCGCCCGTGTCGTCGAAACCTCCGAAGAACTCGACGCCGCCGCCGCCGGCACGACGCCACCCATCCCGCCCGCGACCTGA
- a CDS encoding PEP-CTERM sorting domain-containing protein (PEP-CTERM proteins occur, often in large numbers, in the proteomes of bacteria that also encode an exosortase, a predicted intramembrane cysteine proteinase. The presence of a PEP-CTERM domain at a protein's C-terminus predicts cleavage within the sorting domain, followed by covalent anchoring to some some component of the (usually Gram-negative) cell surface. Many PEP-CTERM proteins exhibit an unusual sequence composition that includes large numbers of potential glycosylation sites. Expression of one such protein has been shown restore the ability of a bacterium to form floc, a type of biofilm.): MNFYSSRLRRLFAAGAVAAGLGFTASSSHAETLYGLTFFDNQLISVDTTTGAGSLIAPLSESVSGYGLAFRGSSLYTFDSVMNRVREIDIMNGQLTSSIDVGFSNLIGEGDIAFRSDGIGFLSSALNATTFEPTNDLFSFDVTLGTSTRIGTTSVVLDGMAFNGGNLYGIGQEGDAGLYLVNQTTAELTLIGLLGIKADSPFGALAFGADGALYTSVNDRLYMVDAMTGVAAEIDPLVLDIGFSSVSGLAAMAGASGAVPEPSTYGLMSAGACLVLVYLKRRKQSKAAA, translated from the coding sequence ATGAACTTTTATTCCTCACGGCTTCGCCGTTTGTTCGCAGCGGGCGCAGTGGCAGCCGGTCTCGGCTTCACGGCATCGTCCTCCCACGCTGAGACGCTTTATGGTCTCACATTTTTCGACAATCAGTTGATCAGCGTCGATACAACGACGGGCGCGGGCTCGTTGATCGCTCCATTGAGCGAGTCAGTGTCAGGCTACGGTTTGGCGTTTCGCGGCAGCAGTCTCTACACGTTCGATTCTGTAATGAATCGCGTTCGCGAGATCGACATCATGAACGGTCAGCTCACGAGCTCGATCGATGTCGGATTCAGCAATCTCATCGGCGAAGGAGACATCGCGTTTCGCAGCGACGGGATCGGGTTTCTTTCGTCGGCGCTGAACGCGACGACGTTTGAGCCGACCAACGATCTGTTCAGCTTCGATGTGACGCTCGGCACGTCCACGCGCATCGGTACGACGTCGGTGGTGCTCGATGGGATGGCGTTTAACGGCGGCAACCTTTACGGCATAGGCCAGGAGGGTGACGCAGGACTGTATCTCGTCAATCAGACGACGGCAGAGCTCACATTGATCGGTCTGCTCGGCATCAAGGCCGACAGCCCGTTTGGTGCGCTGGCTTTTGGAGCGGACGGCGCGCTCTACACATCGGTTAATGACCGCTTGTATATGGTCGATGCGATGACAGGCGTGGCGGCGGAGATCGATCCGCTGGTGCTCGATATCGGGTTCTCCAGTGTGAGCGGTCTGGCAGCGATGGCGGGTGCGAGTGGTGCGGTGCCGGAGCCTTCGACCTACGGGTTGATGAGTGCGGGCGCGTGTCTCGTGCTCGTTTATCTCAAGCGTCGGAAACAATCCAAAGCAGCTGCTTAG